One segment of Proteus appendicitidis DNA contains the following:
- a CDS encoding XTP/dITP diphosphatase: MQKVVLATGNPGKVKELASLLSDFGLDIVAQTELGVDSVEETGLTFVENALIKARHAAKVTGLPAIADDSGISVDALGGAPGIYSARYAGVDASDQQNLDKLLDAMKDVPAEKRQAQFNCVLVYMRHENDPTPLIFHGIWHGILSTEMHGESGFGYDPIFFVPELNCTAAQLTKEQKNQHSHRGKALKLMLDALKNA; the protein is encoded by the coding sequence ATGCAAAAAGTCGTTCTCGCAACAGGAAATCCGGGGAAGGTCAAAGAGCTAGCCTCTTTGCTTTCTGATTTTGGTTTAGATATTGTTGCTCAAACAGAGCTTGGTGTTGATTCTGTTGAAGAAACAGGCTTAACCTTTGTTGAAAATGCGCTAATTAAGGCGCGTCATGCCGCAAAAGTGACAGGTTTACCTGCCATTGCCGATGACTCAGGTATTTCAGTTGATGCATTAGGTGGCGCGCCAGGGATTTACTCCGCACGCTATGCGGGTGTTGATGCAAGCGATCAGCAAAATCTGGATAAATTGCTTGATGCAATGAAAGATGTACCTGCTGAAAAACGCCAAGCTCAATTTAACTGTGTATTGGTTTATATGCGCCATGAAAACGATCCAACTCCGCTGATTTTCCACGGTATTTGGCACGGTATATTAAGCACAGAAATGCACGGTGAAAGTGGATTTGGCTACGATCCTATTTTCTTTGTTCCTGAATTAAATTGTACTGCTGCACAATTAACTAAAGAGCAAAAGAATCAGCATTCACACCGCGGTAAAGCACTTAAATTAATGTTGGATGCCCTTAAGAATGCTTAA
- a CDS encoding YggT family protein, with product MNFLNFVILTLLQLYTSVLLLRVWMQCVRADFYNPFSQFIVKITQPIVRPLRSVIPSIGPIDTASVLLAYILILLGIIIPSYLSGTSIPFSLMFPFAFIELLTAAGKMIFWLIIIRAILSWVSQGRNPIDHLLYQLTEPLMAPIRRVIPAMGGLDFSAMIVILVLYALNYLRVDVLQWLLSVTLY from the coding sequence ATGAATTTTTTAAATTTCGTCATTCTGACTCTTCTTCAACTCTACACATCCGTACTTCTATTACGTGTTTGGATGCAATGTGTCAGAGCTGATTTTTATAATCCTTTTTCACAATTTATCGTCAAAATCACACAGCCAATTGTTCGTCCATTAAGAAGTGTTATTCCTTCTATTGGTCCTATTGATACCGCTTCAGTCTTATTAGCCTATATCCTCATTCTGCTTGGTATTATTATTCCATCTTACTTATCAGGGACATCTATTCCTTTCTCTTTAATGTTCCCATTTGCCTTTATTGAACTGCTCACAGCAGCCGGTAAGATGATTTTCTGGTTGATCATTATCCGCGCAATTCTTAGCTGGGTAAGCCAAGGTCGTAACCCAATTGATCATCTTTTATATCAATTAACAGAACCTTTAATGGCGCCAATTCGTCGTGTAATTCCGGCAATGGGCGGTTTAGATTTCTCTGCAATGATTGTTATTCTTGTACTTTACGCTCTGAATTATCTACGAGTAGACGTTTTACAATGGCTACTTAGCGTAACCCTTTACTAA
- the proC gene encoding pyrroline-5-carboxylate reductase produces the protein MEHRNIAFIGAGNMAHAIIAGLVQGGYPAHKITVSSPSAVRREPLEKEFGIHSTNDNIDAVQKADVIVLAVKPQMMEEVCKPLQNIAMSKKLVLTIAAGIPATRYNDYFATQLQLVRIMPNTPALVGKGLSGMFAHNSLSSQDKQFADELMKSVGTTVWVEQESAINDIIAVAGSAPAYFFLFMESMQQEAERLGFSPEVARAIVQQAASGSTALAEKQHMLPFSTLREQVTSKGGTTAAALMQFYEGKLPENVASAMQAAIKRAQEMEKQF, from the coding sequence ATGGAACATCGTAACATCGCTTTTATTGGCGCTGGGAATATGGCTCATGCCATTATTGCAGGGTTGGTTCAAGGTGGATATCCAGCACATAAGATAACCGTCAGCTCACCTTCTGCCGTTCGCCGTGAACCTTTAGAAAAAGAGTTCGGCATTCATAGTACTAATGACAATATTGATGCCGTTCAAAAAGCGGATGTCATTGTGCTGGCAGTCAAACCACAAATGATGGAAGAAGTTTGTAAGCCCTTACAAAATATCGCAATGAGTAAAAAGTTGGTCCTTACTATCGCTGCTGGCATTCCTGCTACACGTTATAACGACTATTTTGCGACTCAATTACAGCTTGTTCGCATTATGCCAAATACTCCGGCATTAGTAGGTAAAGGCTTAAGTGGTATGTTTGCGCACAATTCACTTTCATCTCAAGATAAACAGTTTGCCGACGAATTAATGAAAAGTGTCGGAACAACTGTTTGGGTAGAGCAAGAATCTGCCATCAATGATATTATCGCCGTTGCTGGTAGTGCACCCGCTTATTTCTTCTTGTTTATGGAATCCATGCAACAAGAAGCTGAACGTTTAGGTTTTTCACCTGAAGTAGCAAGAGCTATTGTGCAACAAGCCGCAAGTGGTTCTACCGCTTTAGCTGAGAAACAACATATGTTGCCTTTCTCAACTTTACGTGAGCAAGTAACATCAAAAGGTGGAACGACAGCGGCTGCACTTATGCAGTTTTATGAAGGAAAATTACCTGAAAACGTCGCTTCTGCCATGCAAGCTGCAATTAAACGTGCGCAAGAAATGGAAAAACAATTTTAA
- a CDS encoding YggS family pyridoxal phosphate-dependent enzyme — MNTIKQNLVNVRSHIDTAAQKCGRSSEEITLLAVSKTKPASDIEKAIACGQTEFGENYVQEGVDKIHYFANNNSLVWHFIGPLQSNKTRLVAENFDWCHTIDRLKIAQRLSDQRPDTLPPLNVLIQINISDENSKSGINLTELDGLAAQISILSGIKLRGLMAIPAPESEYDKQVEVLKKMHLAFKQLQSQYPNIDTLSMGMTSDMEAAIACGSTLVRIGTAIFGARDYATK; from the coding sequence ATGAATACTATTAAACAGAATCTCGTCAATGTCAGGTCTCACATTGACACAGCAGCGCAGAAATGCGGCCGTTCTTCAGAAGAAATAACACTACTTGCAGTGAGTAAAACAAAACCTGCGAGTGACATCGAAAAAGCAATAGCATGTGGACAAACTGAATTTGGTGAAAACTATGTCCAAGAAGGTGTTGATAAAATCCATTATTTTGCTAATAACAACAGCTTAGTTTGGCACTTTATCGGTCCTTTACAGTCAAATAAAACACGCCTTGTTGCTGAGAATTTCGATTGGTGCCATACCATTGATAGATTAAAAATTGCGCAAAGATTAAGTGACCAACGTCCTGACACATTGCCACCATTAAATGTGCTTATTCAAATCAATATCAGTGATGAAAATAGTAAATCAGGTATTAATCTGACAGAGCTTGATGGGTTAGCAGCGCAAATTTCTATTCTTTCAGGTATTAAATTACGTGGATTAATGGCGATCCCAGCACCTGAAAGTGAGTATGACAAACAAGTTGAAGTGTTAAAAAAAATGCATCTCGCATTTAAGCAATTACAATCTCAATATCCCAATATAGATACGTTATCTATGGGAATGACGAGTGATATGGAAGCGGCGATTGCTTGTGGTTCAACGCTCGTTCGTATTGGTACAGCAATTTTTGGCGCAAGAGATTACGCGACTAAGTAG
- a CDS encoding type IV pilus twitching motility protein PilT: MKMENLIAYSVKHNASDLHLCCGDVPRLRINGILYQQNQCKPITSDSLLTWLLPFLSDAQKQIFEHEGQVDMALTLSCGQRLRVNLFRQQKGVSAVLRIIETQIPSLDKLRVPKSVSTLLDNYSHGLILVTGATGSGKSSTLAAMINHLNQYQRQHILTLEDPIEFMHSNKQSIVQQREIGRDVQHTANAIKSALRQDPDVIMLGELRDAQSIQLALTAAETGHLVLATLHTQGAVQTLERVTNVFTGNERQWVSSQLACSLKAIISQELVPSTEGGRVALFEIMQVTQGISHLIREGKYHQVTTLMQTGSEYGMQTFMLSRQQRQHEGLIQAE; this comes from the coding sequence ATGAAAATGGAAAATTTAATTGCATATAGTGTAAAGCATAACGCTTCGGATCTGCACCTTTGTTGTGGTGATGTACCTCGATTGCGGATCAATGGGATACTTTATCAACAAAATCAATGTAAACCTATCACTTCTGATAGTCTACTCACGTGGCTCCTGCCTTTTTTGAGTGATGCTCAAAAGCAAATTTTTGAGCATGAAGGGCAGGTTGATATGGCACTTACGCTGTCTTGTGGGCAACGACTTCGTGTTAATTTATTTCGTCAACAAAAAGGTGTTTCCGCCGTATTAAGGATCATTGAAACACAAATTCCTTCTTTAGATAAACTTCGAGTACCCAAGTCGGTTTCAACATTATTAGATAATTATTCTCATGGGCTTATTTTAGTGACTGGCGCAACCGGAAGTGGGAAATCATCGACATTAGCTGCAATGATCAATCATTTAAATCAATATCAACGTCAGCATATTTTGACATTAGAAGATCCTATTGAATTTATGCATAGTAATAAGCAAAGCATTGTACAGCAAAGGGAAATAGGGCGAGATGTTCAACATACAGCAAATGCAATAAAGAGCGCTCTACGCCAAGATCCGGATGTCATTATGTTGGGTGAATTAAGAGATGCACAAAGTATTCAGTTGGCATTAACGGCGGCAGAAACAGGGCATTTAGTGCTGGCAACATTGCATACTCAAGGAGCAGTACAAACGCTTGAGCGCGTAACTAATGTCTTTACAGGTAATGAACGTCAATGGGTTTCATCACAATTAGCGTGCAGTTTAAAGGCGATAATTTCACAAGAGTTAGTGCCTTCAACTGAAGGTGGGCGTGTGGCATTATTTGAAATAATGCAGGTTACGCAGGGTATTTCGCATCTTATAAGAGAAGGCAAATACCACCAAGTGACAACATTAATGCAAACAGGTAGCGAATACGGAATGCAAACCTTCATGTTAAGTCGGCAGCAACGCCAACATGAAGGTTTAATTCAAGCGGAGTGA
- the ruvX gene encoding Holliday junction resolvase RuvX → MSNRTVMGFDFGTKSIGAAIGQEVTGTARPLASFKAKDGIPDWTLIEKIIKEWQPDLVVVGLPLNMDGTEQLVTTQAKKFANRLHGRFGVQIALHDERLSTVEARAHLFERGGYRSLDKGSVDAASAVIILESWFEQQF, encoded by the coding sequence ATGTCAAACAGAACGGTAATGGGCTTTGATTTCGGTACTAAAAGCATTGGTGCCGCCATCGGTCAAGAAGTTACAGGAACCGCAAGACCATTAGCCTCATTTAAAGCAAAAGATGGCATTCCTGATTGGACTCTAATCGAAAAAATCATAAAAGAGTGGCAACCTGATTTAGTGGTTGTCGGCTTACCTCTTAATATGGATGGCACCGAACAGTTAGTCACAACTCAAGCTAAAAAGTTTGCTAATCGCCTTCATGGTCGATTTGGTGTACAAATTGCATTGCATGATGAACGCCTTAGCACCGTAGAAGCTCGCGCTCATCTTTTTGAACGTGGTGGTTACCGTTCCTTAGATAAAGGCAGTGTAGATGCAGCATCTGCCGTTATTATTCTTGAAAGCTGGTTTGAACAGCAGTTTTAA
- a CDS encoding YqgE/AlgH family protein, which translates to MNLLNHFLIAMPSLSDPLFERSVVYVCEHNENGAMGLIINKPIEDISVEGVLDQLEIFSTDRDEAISLQKPVMSGGPVAEEHGFILHTPVSGFSSSIKISDSTMITTSKDVLETLGTARQPEKTLVSLGYSSWEQGQLEKEILENSWLTVEASPQIIFDTPIAERWHKAAELIGINIHTISPIAGHA; encoded by the coding sequence ATGAATTTACTTAACCATTTTCTTATTGCTATGCCTTCATTAAGCGATCCGTTATTTGAACGCTCGGTCGTCTATGTTTGCGAACATAATGAAAACGGTGCGATGGGCTTAATTATTAATAAACCTATCGAAGACATCTCTGTGGAAGGTGTATTAGATCAACTGGAAATTTTTTCGACTGATAGAGACGAAGCGATTAGCTTACAAAAACCTGTGATGTCAGGAGGCCCAGTTGCAGAAGAACATGGTTTTATCTTGCATACTCCAGTTTCAGGTTTTAGCTCTAGCATTAAAATTAGTGACAGCACAATGATCACAACATCCAAAGATGTATTAGAAACCTTAGGCACAGCAAGACAACCAGAAAAAACATTAGTCTCTCTAGGTTATTCCAGTTGGGAACAAGGCCAATTAGAGAAAGAAATCTTAGAAAATAGCTGGCTAACAGTTGAAGCCTCGCCTCAAATTATTTTCGATACACCTATTGCTGAACGTTGGCATAAAGCCGCTGAATTAATTGGGATTAATATCCACACCATTTCACCAATAGCGGGTCATGCATAA